ATTTTATTCCAAGTAGTATTGCTAAAGATAAGAAAATTCCTGTAATTAAATATTCTATATTTTTTGTATAATAGTATACTATTGCTGAGTTAATTAATACGAGGAATGATACTACTTCATAGCTTTTCATCTTTATCACACTATATCAATTAAAAATGGTACTCTACTTCCATAACCTCCTATTGTATTTCCTAAACCAATGCTTAGTCCGCTCAATAATATGATATAACTTGTGGGTGCGAGTAGATTAGCTATAAAAATCTCTGGGATTTCATATTGTAATACTATTGAGATATTAGGAGACGATGATAGATGAATATTAAGAATATTCAAGTCCAACTGCGTAAGGAAAATAGGCAAATAGGGTAATCCTATATAGAATATTATTGAAGATGCTATAAATGAGGCACCTATAGCTCTACCTATCCTAAACGGTATTGCCATTAATAATATTCCCATGGCTATAAATAATCCAGAATATTGATATATCATTTGAGAGATTATAGTGAGAAATTCAATAAATGATGTAGCCATAGACAGGAGAAAAGTAAATAGCATAAAAGGTGCAAAAGTACCAGAAACATACTGCGTAGCGTTAACAATTGCCTCTATAATCTCATATTGGATAATATCATAATTCTCCACTGCATATAACCACTGAAAATAAGAACTCCATGACGCACCTAGTAGACTTAATAATTGTTGCATAAGGCTTAGAACAACTGTGTATATTGTAATCCACACTATAATATAAATAGAGTCTGTTATCATTCTTGGACCCCATTTCTTTACACCGTATATTGGTATAGGTAAGGCATAGAATAATGCTCCTAATGAGTAAGTGAGTGACGCTAGGATTTGAGCATAAAATAGGAAATCAAATATATTCCACATTTTTTACACCTGTGATGCTATATAAGATATGAAATAGAATATAGTACTGCCTATAGCTAAAAAGAAAGCTGCGATTATTGCATCTTCTATGAGGTCTTGTCCTCCTCTCTTAATTCTGAAAATTGGAATTGGGGATCCTCGTAAGGCCCATCCTACAGCCCAAGCTAATACAAATATACTCCATGCCACTTCAGTTATAGTACTATTTAGATTCTCGATGAAACTTAAGAGCGTCATTTTTGTTCAATTATATTGCTCTCTTAATAACAAGAGAGAGATTAATGAATATTTTTTGCTAACATAAAATTGAGGTATGCTTCTATTATTTTACTGATTTCATCTGGTTGTAAATTATCTGTATTTATAACTAAATCAAAAACAGATAAATCTGATAAATCAATACCATAATAAGCTAAAAATCTTCTAGAATGACTTTCTTCTCTCTCAATGATTTGTTCTATTGCTTTAGTAAAAGGAATATTATCACGTTTTGCAATTCGCATAGCTCTAATTTCTATGCTAGCATTTAAATATACTGTAATATCAGCTATATCTTTTAATAACCAACCTCCTATATGAGATTCAATAATAATATTCTTTTCAGTAGATGCTATTCTAAAAATTTCTCTATCAATTTTCTTATCTATTTCAAAATTTTCTTCAGCTTTTTTATTAAGTTCTAATAAGCTTAATCCCTCTTTTTCAGCTAATTCTCTAAATATATGCCCTGCAGAAATATATTTCAAGGATAGATTCTTGGACAAGATTTTAGCTACTGTAGACTTTCCACTACCTGGAGGACCGCTTATAACAATAATCATGAACTTCCTCTCAAAGTTTGCTTGATTAAGTTCTCAAGACATTTATAACAAATATAACCTCCATACATTCTTTCTGGTCTTTTTTCAGTTTTAGAATACTTATATAGTAAATTTGTCTTTACACCCTGAAGAGGTTTTTTGCATATAGCACAAACTGCCCTATTATTTTTTCTTCTTTCGTAATGTATCGTTGATTTTCCAGAGGGTAGTTTTGTATGAATTTTTCTATAAGATGTAGAACGATAATGAGGGTTAGGCATATATAAAAATTTGAGCAGAGGTTTTAAATAGTCTTCGGTCTCCTTAACGATAATGGAGTAAATAGTAAAAAGGATAATATATAGATGAATAAACTACTTATTATGTGTTTTCCACTATATGTTACAGTTAATGGGATACTGTAAGGAAAATAAATTGGCACATTTACAAAATCTAGAATAATAAATAGTCCTACCATGTAGACAAAAATAAGCGTTAATGATTGAATAAACATATAATTTCTTAGTTTCGCCGTATAATAATCAACCTCCTTTGATATCTTTTTTAAGGTCTTATCTCTTCTTTTAGGAGAAGAAATTTTAACTACTCTATCCTCATATTCCCTTATTTTTTCTATTGTAATATTCATCTTATTTAATAAATAAAATTTATATTCTATGTACATAAGAAAATTAAGTAAGAAAGAAATACCAATTATGTAAAAAATACCTAAATTCATGAAAATTCACAGCATGGAGTTAATTATCTCGTTTGCTGCAACAGCAGGATCTCCTTCTACGTTTATTACGATTTTTACTGTAGCACCTACTAATACCGCGGATGCCATAGCTGCATATCTGGCAAAATTAATTGTCTCAGAAATAATTCTCTCATCGCTATAATCACTCCTACTTCTTGAAGTATCTCTCTTTTGCCTATCCAGAATAACTTTTGGATCAGCTTCCAATAAGAATATAACTCTTGGATTAATTTCTTCTATTACATACTTAGGTAATCCAGGCAAATAACCTGATGGAGTCCTTATAACAGCGTGTGTGTCAATAAAAAGTAAACCATCTCCACCTTCTTTAGCTTCATTCGCTATCCCTCTTGCTGCCTCAATTTGAAGTTGTTTTTGTTTCTCTACGG
The sequence above is drawn from the Sulfurisphaera tokodaii str. 7 genome and encodes:
- the cedA gene encoding DNA import protein CedA, which translates into the protein MWNIFDFLFYAQILASLTYSLGALFYALPIPIYGVKKWGPRMITDSIYIIVWITIYTVVLSLMQQLLSLLGASWSSYFQWLYAVENYDIIQYEIIEAIVNATQYVSGTFAPFMLFTFLLSMATSFIEFLTIISQMIYQYSGLFIAMGILLMAIPFRIGRAIGASFIASSIIFYIGLPYLPIFLTQLDLNILNIHLSSSPNISIVLQYEIPEIFIANLLAPTSYIILLSGLSIGLGNTIGGYGSRVPFLIDIV
- a CDS encoding 50S ribosomal protein L34e; amino-acid sequence: MPNPHYRSTSYRKIHTKLPSGKSTIHYERRKNNRAVCAICKKPLQGVKTNLLYKYSKTEKRPERMYGGYICYKCLENLIKQTLRGSS
- the cedA2 gene encoding Ced DNA import system-associated protein CedA2, coding for MKSYEVVSFLVLINSAIVYYYTKNIEYLITGIFLSLAILLGIKFIFEKFVA
- a CDS encoding adenylate kinase, with product MKIGIVTGIPGVGKTTVLSKVKEILEEKKINNKIVNYGDYMLMTAMKLGYVNNRDEMRKLPVEKQKQLQIEAARGIANEAKEGGDGLLFIDTHAVIRTPSGYLPGLPKYVIEEINPRVIFLLEADPKVILDRQKRDTSRSRSDYSDERIISETINFARYAAMASAVLVGATVKIVINVEGDPAVAANEIINSML
- the cedA1 gene encoding DNA import protein CedA1, producing the protein MTLLSFIENLNSTITEVAWSIFVLAWAVGWALRGSPIPIFRIKRGGQDLIEDAIIAAFFLAIGSTIFYFISYIASQV
- the cmk gene encoding (d)CMP kinase — protein: MIIVISGPPGSGKSTVAKILSKNLSLKYISAGHIFRELAEKEGLSLLELNKKAEENFEIDKKIDREIFRIASTEKNIIIESHIGGWLLKDIADITVYLNASIEIRAMRIAKRDNIPFTKAIEQIIEREESHSRRFLAYYGIDLSDLSVFDLVINTDNLQPDEISKIIEAYLNFMLAKNIH